The Molothrus aeneus isolate 106 chromosome 30, BPBGC_Maene_1.0, whole genome shotgun sequence genome contains a region encoding:
- the PCBP2 gene encoding poly(rC)-binding protein 2 isoform X1 → MDTGVIEGGLNVTLTIRLLMHGKEVGSIIGKKGESVKKMREESGARINISEGNCPERIITLAGPTNAIFKAFAMIIDKLEEDISSSMTNSTAASRPPVTLRLVVPASQCGSLIGKGGCKIKEIRESTGAQVQVAGDMLPNSTERAITIAGIPQSIIECVKQICVVMLESPPKGVTIPYRPKPSSSPVIFAGGQDRYSSGSASYPHTAPSMCLNSDLEGPPQEATRQPLHGNELGPIPAWAAVLPAYTIQGQYAIPQPDLTKLHQLAMQQSHFPMSHGNTGFSGVDSSSAEVKGYWGLDASAQTTSHELTIPNDLIGCIIGRQGAKINEIRQMSGAQIKIANPVEGSTDRQVTITGSAASISLAQYLINVSLESAKPSSQAASVTIPDHLSINLSQPSTPSSSSSSTTTPSLATAGASDAPSSLPNPLPTAPCVSSLLGMKPVPLLALNVVSAAKGAAAPAVPCVTNKLKAEKQRFSPY, encoded by the exons ATGGACACCGGAGTCATCGAAGGGGGTCTCAATGTCACGCTCACCATCCGGCTACTCATGCACGGCAAG GAGGTGGGAAGCATCATTGGGAAG AAAGGGGAGTCGGTGAAGAAGATGCGTGAGGAG AGCGGAGCTCGCATCAACATCTCGGAAGGGAACTGCCCCGAGCGGATCATCACCCTGGCGGGACCCACCAACGCCATCTTCAAAGCTTTTGCGATGATCATTGACAAACTGGAAGAG gacatcagcagctccatgaccaacagcacagctgccagccgGCCCCCGGTCACCCTCCGGCTCGTGGTGCCCGCCAGCCAGTGCGGGTCCCTCATTGGCAAAGGAGGCTGCAAGATCAAGGAGATCCGAGAG AGCACGGGGGCACAGGTCCAGGTGGCAGGGGACATGCTGCCCAACTCGACTGAGCGAGCCATCACCATCGCTGGGATCCCACAGTCCATCATCGAGTGCGTCAAACAGATCTGCGTCGTCATGCTTGAG TCTCCCCCGAAGGGTGTCACCATCCCGTACCGACCCAAGCCATCCAGCTCTCCCGTCATCTTTGCAGGCGGCCAG GACAGGTACAGCAGCGGCAGTGCGAGCTACCCCCACACCGCCCCATCCATGTGCCTCAACTCTGACTTGGAGGGACCACCTCAGGAG GCCACCCGGCAGCCACTGCATGGCAACGAACTTGGGCCAattccagcctgggctgcagttCTTCCG GCCTATACCATTCAAGGACAGTATGCCATTCCACAGCCAGAT CTGACCAAGCTGCACCAGTTGGCAATGCAACAGTCACACTTTCCAATGTCTCATGGCAACACTGGATTCAGTG GCGTTgactccagctctgcagaggtgaAAGGCTATTGGG GTTTGGATGCCTCTGCCCAAACCACCTCCCATGAACTCACCATTCCAAACGAT ctgaTTGGCTGCATCATCGGGCGTCAGGGCGCCAAGATCAACGAGATCCGCCAGATGTCCGGGGCTCAGATCAAGATTGCCAACCCCGTGGAAGGCTCTACTGACAGGCAGGTGACCATAACTGGATCTGCAGCGAGCATCAGCCTGGCCCAGTATCTAATTAATGTCAG TTTAGAAAGCGCTAAACCCTCCTCCCAGGCAGCCTCCGTCACGATCCCTGACCACCTCAGCATCAACCTCTCTCAACCCTCcaccccttcttcttcttcctcctccaccaccaccccctCGCTCGCCACCGCGGGGGCCTCCGACGCGCCCTCCAGCCTCCCCAACCCTCTTCCGACTGCCCCTTGTGTCTCCAGTCTGCTTGGCATGAAACCTGTCCCTCTCCTGGCGCTAAATGTCGTGTCTGCGGCCAAAGGCGCCGCGGCGCCCGCCGTGCCCTGTGTCACTAACAAACTCAAAGCCGAGAAGCAAAGGTTTTCCCCGTACTGA
- the PCBP2 gene encoding poly(rC)-binding protein 2 isoform X3, translating into MDTGVIEGGLNVTLTIRLLMHGKEVGSIIGKKGESVKKMREESGARINISEGNCPERIITLAGPTNAIFKAFAMIIDKLEEDISSSMTNSTAASRPPVTLRLVVPASQCGSLIGKGGCKIKEIRESTGAQVQVAGDMLPNSTERAITIAGIPQSIIECVKQICVVMLESPPKGVTIPYRPKPSSSPVIFAGGQDRYSSGSASYPHTAPSMCLNSDLEGPPQEAYTIQGQYAIPQPDLTKLHQLAMQQSHFPMSHGNTGFSGVDSSSAEVKGYWGLDASAQTTSHELTIPNDLIGCIIGRQGAKINEIRQMSGAQIKIANPVEGSTDRQVTITGSAASISLAQYLINVSLESAKPSSQAASVTIPDHLSINLSQPSTPSSSSSSTTTPSLATAGASDAPSSLPNPLPTAPCVSSLLGMKPVPLLALNVVSAAKGAAAPAVPCVTNKLKAEKQRFSPY; encoded by the exons ATGGACACCGGAGTCATCGAAGGGGGTCTCAATGTCACGCTCACCATCCGGCTACTCATGCACGGCAAG GAGGTGGGAAGCATCATTGGGAAG AAAGGGGAGTCGGTGAAGAAGATGCGTGAGGAG AGCGGAGCTCGCATCAACATCTCGGAAGGGAACTGCCCCGAGCGGATCATCACCCTGGCGGGACCCACCAACGCCATCTTCAAAGCTTTTGCGATGATCATTGACAAACTGGAAGAG gacatcagcagctccatgaccaacagcacagctgccagccgGCCCCCGGTCACCCTCCGGCTCGTGGTGCCCGCCAGCCAGTGCGGGTCCCTCATTGGCAAAGGAGGCTGCAAGATCAAGGAGATCCGAGAG AGCACGGGGGCACAGGTCCAGGTGGCAGGGGACATGCTGCCCAACTCGACTGAGCGAGCCATCACCATCGCTGGGATCCCACAGTCCATCATCGAGTGCGTCAAACAGATCTGCGTCGTCATGCTTGAG TCTCCCCCGAAGGGTGTCACCATCCCGTACCGACCCAAGCCATCCAGCTCTCCCGTCATCTTTGCAGGCGGCCAG GACAGGTACAGCAGCGGCAGTGCGAGCTACCCCCACACCGCCCCATCCATGTGCCTCAACTCTGACTTGGAGGGACCACCTCAGGAG GCCTATACCATTCAAGGACAGTATGCCATTCCACAGCCAGAT CTGACCAAGCTGCACCAGTTGGCAATGCAACAGTCACACTTTCCAATGTCTCATGGCAACACTGGATTCAGTG GCGTTgactccagctctgcagaggtgaAAGGCTATTGGG GTTTGGATGCCTCTGCCCAAACCACCTCCCATGAACTCACCATTCCAAACGAT ctgaTTGGCTGCATCATCGGGCGTCAGGGCGCCAAGATCAACGAGATCCGCCAGATGTCCGGGGCTCAGATCAAGATTGCCAACCCCGTGGAAGGCTCTACTGACAGGCAGGTGACCATAACTGGATCTGCAGCGAGCATCAGCCTGGCCCAGTATCTAATTAATGTCAG TTTAGAAAGCGCTAAACCCTCCTCCCAGGCAGCCTCCGTCACGATCCCTGACCACCTCAGCATCAACCTCTCTCAACCCTCcaccccttcttcttcttcctcctccaccaccaccccctCGCTCGCCACCGCGGGGGCCTCCGACGCGCCCTCCAGCCTCCCCAACCCTCTTCCGACTGCCCCTTGTGTCTCCAGTCTGCTTGGCATGAAACCTGTCCCTCTCCTGGCGCTAAATGTCGTGTCTGCGGCCAAAGGCGCCGCGGCGCCCGCCGTGCCCTGTGTCACTAACAAACTCAAAGCCGAGAAGCAAAGGTTTTCCCCGTACTGA
- the PCBP2 gene encoding poly(rC)-binding protein 2 isoform X11, protein MDTGVIEGGLNVTLTIRLLMHGKEVGSIIGKKGESVKKMREESGARINISEGNCPERIITLAGPTNAIFKAFAMIIDKLEEDISSSMTNSTAASRPPVTLRLVVPASQCGSLIGKGGCKIKEIRESTGAQVQVAGDMLPNSTERAITIAGIPQSIIECVKQICVVMLESPPKGVTIPYRPKPSSSPVIFAGGQAYTIQGQYAIPQPDLTKLHQLAMQQSHFPMSHGNTGFSGVDSSSAEVKGYWGLDASAQTTSHELTIPNDLIGCIIGRQGAKINEIRQMSGAQIKIANPVEGSTDRQVTITGSAASISLAQYLINVRLSSETGGMGSS, encoded by the exons ATGGACACCGGAGTCATCGAAGGGGGTCTCAATGTCACGCTCACCATCCGGCTACTCATGCACGGCAAG GAGGTGGGAAGCATCATTGGGAAG AAAGGGGAGTCGGTGAAGAAGATGCGTGAGGAG AGCGGAGCTCGCATCAACATCTCGGAAGGGAACTGCCCCGAGCGGATCATCACCCTGGCGGGACCCACCAACGCCATCTTCAAAGCTTTTGCGATGATCATTGACAAACTGGAAGAG gacatcagcagctccatgaccaacagcacagctgccagccgGCCCCCGGTCACCCTCCGGCTCGTGGTGCCCGCCAGCCAGTGCGGGTCCCTCATTGGCAAAGGAGGCTGCAAGATCAAGGAGATCCGAGAG AGCACGGGGGCACAGGTCCAGGTGGCAGGGGACATGCTGCCCAACTCGACTGAGCGAGCCATCACCATCGCTGGGATCCCACAGTCCATCATCGAGTGCGTCAAACAGATCTGCGTCGTCATGCTTGAG TCTCCCCCGAAGGGTGTCACCATCCCGTACCGACCCAAGCCATCCAGCTCTCCCGTCATCTTTGCAGGCGGCCAG GCCTATACCATTCAAGGACAGTATGCCATTCCACAGCCAGAT CTGACCAAGCTGCACCAGTTGGCAATGCAACAGTCACACTTTCCAATGTCTCATGGCAACACTGGATTCAGTG GCGTTgactccagctctgcagaggtgaAAGGCTATTGGG GTTTGGATGCCTCTGCCCAAACCACCTCCCATGAACTCACCATTCCAAACGAT ctgaTTGGCTGCATCATCGGGCGTCAGGGCGCCAAGATCAACGAGATCCGCCAGATGTCCGGGGCTCAGATCAAGATTGCCAACCCCGTGGAAGGCTCTACTGACAGGCAGGTGACCATAACTGGATCTGCAGCGAGCATCAGCCTGGCCCAGTATCTAATTAATGTCAG GCTCTCCTCGGAGACCGGGGGCATGGGCAGCAGTTAG
- the PCBP2 gene encoding poly(rC)-binding protein 2 isoform X8, which produces MDTGVIEGGLNVTLTIRLLMHGKEVGSIIGKKGESVKKMREESGARINISEGNCPERIITLAGPTNAIFKAFAMIIDKLEEDISSSMTNSTAASRPPVTLRLVVPASQCGSLIGKGGCKIKEIRESTGAQVQVAGDMLPNSTERAITIAGIPQSIIECVKQICVVMLESPPKGVTIPYRPKPSSSPVIFAGGQLTKLHQLAMQQSHFPMSHGNTGFSGLDASAQTTSHELTIPNDLIGCIIGRQGAKINEIRQMSGAQIKIANPVEGSTDRQVTITGSAASISLAQYLINVSLESAKPSSQAASVTIPDHLSINLSQPSTPSSSSSSTTTPSLATAGASDAPSSLPNPLPTAPCVSSLLGMKPVPLLALNVVSAAKGAAAPAVPCVTNKLKAEKQRFSPY; this is translated from the exons ATGGACACCGGAGTCATCGAAGGGGGTCTCAATGTCACGCTCACCATCCGGCTACTCATGCACGGCAAG GAGGTGGGAAGCATCATTGGGAAG AAAGGGGAGTCGGTGAAGAAGATGCGTGAGGAG AGCGGAGCTCGCATCAACATCTCGGAAGGGAACTGCCCCGAGCGGATCATCACCCTGGCGGGACCCACCAACGCCATCTTCAAAGCTTTTGCGATGATCATTGACAAACTGGAAGAG gacatcagcagctccatgaccaacagcacagctgccagccgGCCCCCGGTCACCCTCCGGCTCGTGGTGCCCGCCAGCCAGTGCGGGTCCCTCATTGGCAAAGGAGGCTGCAAGATCAAGGAGATCCGAGAG AGCACGGGGGCACAGGTCCAGGTGGCAGGGGACATGCTGCCCAACTCGACTGAGCGAGCCATCACCATCGCTGGGATCCCACAGTCCATCATCGAGTGCGTCAAACAGATCTGCGTCGTCATGCTTGAG TCTCCCCCGAAGGGTGTCACCATCCCGTACCGACCCAAGCCATCCAGCTCTCCCGTCATCTTTGCAGGCGGCCAG CTGACCAAGCTGCACCAGTTGGCAATGCAACAGTCACACTTTCCAATGTCTCATGGCAACACTGGATTCAGTG GTTTGGATGCCTCTGCCCAAACCACCTCCCATGAACTCACCATTCCAAACGAT ctgaTTGGCTGCATCATCGGGCGTCAGGGCGCCAAGATCAACGAGATCCGCCAGATGTCCGGGGCTCAGATCAAGATTGCCAACCCCGTGGAAGGCTCTACTGACAGGCAGGTGACCATAACTGGATCTGCAGCGAGCATCAGCCTGGCCCAGTATCTAATTAATGTCAG TTTAGAAAGCGCTAAACCCTCCTCCCAGGCAGCCTCCGTCACGATCCCTGACCACCTCAGCATCAACCTCTCTCAACCCTCcaccccttcttcttcttcctcctccaccaccaccccctCGCTCGCCACCGCGGGGGCCTCCGACGCGCCCTCCAGCCTCCCCAACCCTCTTCCGACTGCCCCTTGTGTCTCCAGTCTGCTTGGCATGAAACCTGTCCCTCTCCTGGCGCTAAATGTCGTGTCTGCGGCCAAAGGCGCCGCGGCGCCCGCCGTGCCCTGTGTCACTAACAAACTCAAAGCCGAGAAGCAAAGGTTTTCCCCGTACTGA
- the PCBP2 gene encoding poly(rC)-binding protein 2 isoform X2, which yields MDTGVIEGGLNVTLTIRLLMHGKEVGSIIGKKGESVKKMREESGARINISEGNCPERIITLAGPTNAIFKAFAMIIDKLEEDISSSMTNSTAASRPPVTLRLVVPASQCGSLIGKGGCKIKEIRESTGAQVQVAGDMLPNSTERAITIAGIPQSIIECVKQICVVMLESPPKGVTIPYRPKPSSSPVIFAGGQDRYSSGSASYPHTAPSMCLNSDLEGPPQEATRQPLHGNELGPIPAWAAVLPAYTIQGQYAIPQPDLTKLHQLAMQQSHFPMSHGNTGFSGLDASAQTTSHELTIPNDLIGCIIGRQGAKINEIRQMSGAQIKIANPVEGSTDRQVTITGSAASISLAQYLINVSLESAKPSSQAASVTIPDHLSINLSQPSTPSSSSSSTTTPSLATAGASDAPSSLPNPLPTAPCVSSLLGMKPVPLLALNVVSAAKGAAAPAVPCVTNKLKAEKQRFSPY from the exons ATGGACACCGGAGTCATCGAAGGGGGTCTCAATGTCACGCTCACCATCCGGCTACTCATGCACGGCAAG GAGGTGGGAAGCATCATTGGGAAG AAAGGGGAGTCGGTGAAGAAGATGCGTGAGGAG AGCGGAGCTCGCATCAACATCTCGGAAGGGAACTGCCCCGAGCGGATCATCACCCTGGCGGGACCCACCAACGCCATCTTCAAAGCTTTTGCGATGATCATTGACAAACTGGAAGAG gacatcagcagctccatgaccaacagcacagctgccagccgGCCCCCGGTCACCCTCCGGCTCGTGGTGCCCGCCAGCCAGTGCGGGTCCCTCATTGGCAAAGGAGGCTGCAAGATCAAGGAGATCCGAGAG AGCACGGGGGCACAGGTCCAGGTGGCAGGGGACATGCTGCCCAACTCGACTGAGCGAGCCATCACCATCGCTGGGATCCCACAGTCCATCATCGAGTGCGTCAAACAGATCTGCGTCGTCATGCTTGAG TCTCCCCCGAAGGGTGTCACCATCCCGTACCGACCCAAGCCATCCAGCTCTCCCGTCATCTTTGCAGGCGGCCAG GACAGGTACAGCAGCGGCAGTGCGAGCTACCCCCACACCGCCCCATCCATGTGCCTCAACTCTGACTTGGAGGGACCACCTCAGGAG GCCACCCGGCAGCCACTGCATGGCAACGAACTTGGGCCAattccagcctgggctgcagttCTTCCG GCCTATACCATTCAAGGACAGTATGCCATTCCACAGCCAGAT CTGACCAAGCTGCACCAGTTGGCAATGCAACAGTCACACTTTCCAATGTCTCATGGCAACACTGGATTCAGTG GTTTGGATGCCTCTGCCCAAACCACCTCCCATGAACTCACCATTCCAAACGAT ctgaTTGGCTGCATCATCGGGCGTCAGGGCGCCAAGATCAACGAGATCCGCCAGATGTCCGGGGCTCAGATCAAGATTGCCAACCCCGTGGAAGGCTCTACTGACAGGCAGGTGACCATAACTGGATCTGCAGCGAGCATCAGCCTGGCCCAGTATCTAATTAATGTCAG TTTAGAAAGCGCTAAACCCTCCTCCCAGGCAGCCTCCGTCACGATCCCTGACCACCTCAGCATCAACCTCTCTCAACCCTCcaccccttcttcttcttcctcctccaccaccaccccctCGCTCGCCACCGCGGGGGCCTCCGACGCGCCCTCCAGCCTCCCCAACCCTCTTCCGACTGCCCCTTGTGTCTCCAGTCTGCTTGGCATGAAACCTGTCCCTCTCCTGGCGCTAAATGTCGTGTCTGCGGCCAAAGGCGCCGCGGCGCCCGCCGTGCCCTGTGTCACTAACAAACTCAAAGCCGAGAAGCAAAGGTTTTCCCCGTACTGA
- the PCBP2 gene encoding poly(rC)-binding protein 2 isoform X10, with protein sequence MDTGVIEGGLNVTLTIRLLMHGKEVGSIIGKKGESVKKMREESGARINISEGNCPERIITLAGPTNAIFKAFAMIIDKLEEDISSSMTNSTAASRPPVTLRLVVPASQCGSLIGKGGCKIKEIRESTGAQVQVAGDMLPNSTERAITIAGIPQSIIECVKQICVVMLESPPKGVTIPYRPKPSSSPVIFAGGQDRYSSGSASYPHTAPSMCLNSDLEGPPQEAYTIQGQYAIPQPDLTKLHQLAMQQSHFPMSHGNTGFSGVDSSSAEVKGYWGLDASAQTTSHELTIPNDLIGCIIGRQGAKINEIRQMSGAQIKIANPVEGSTDRQVTITGSAASISLAQYLINVRLSSETGGMGSS encoded by the exons ATGGACACCGGAGTCATCGAAGGGGGTCTCAATGTCACGCTCACCATCCGGCTACTCATGCACGGCAAG GAGGTGGGAAGCATCATTGGGAAG AAAGGGGAGTCGGTGAAGAAGATGCGTGAGGAG AGCGGAGCTCGCATCAACATCTCGGAAGGGAACTGCCCCGAGCGGATCATCACCCTGGCGGGACCCACCAACGCCATCTTCAAAGCTTTTGCGATGATCATTGACAAACTGGAAGAG gacatcagcagctccatgaccaacagcacagctgccagccgGCCCCCGGTCACCCTCCGGCTCGTGGTGCCCGCCAGCCAGTGCGGGTCCCTCATTGGCAAAGGAGGCTGCAAGATCAAGGAGATCCGAGAG AGCACGGGGGCACAGGTCCAGGTGGCAGGGGACATGCTGCCCAACTCGACTGAGCGAGCCATCACCATCGCTGGGATCCCACAGTCCATCATCGAGTGCGTCAAACAGATCTGCGTCGTCATGCTTGAG TCTCCCCCGAAGGGTGTCACCATCCCGTACCGACCCAAGCCATCCAGCTCTCCCGTCATCTTTGCAGGCGGCCAG GACAGGTACAGCAGCGGCAGTGCGAGCTACCCCCACACCGCCCCATCCATGTGCCTCAACTCTGACTTGGAGGGACCACCTCAGGAG GCCTATACCATTCAAGGACAGTATGCCATTCCACAGCCAGAT CTGACCAAGCTGCACCAGTTGGCAATGCAACAGTCACACTTTCCAATGTCTCATGGCAACACTGGATTCAGTG GCGTTgactccagctctgcagaggtgaAAGGCTATTGGG GTTTGGATGCCTCTGCCCAAACCACCTCCCATGAACTCACCATTCCAAACGAT ctgaTTGGCTGCATCATCGGGCGTCAGGGCGCCAAGATCAACGAGATCCGCCAGATGTCCGGGGCTCAGATCAAGATTGCCAACCCCGTGGAAGGCTCTACTGACAGGCAGGTGACCATAACTGGATCTGCAGCGAGCATCAGCCTGGCCCAGTATCTAATTAATGTCAG GCTCTCCTCGGAGACCGGGGGCATGGGCAGCAGTTAG
- the PCBP2 gene encoding poly(rC)-binding protein 2 isoform X4 has product MDTGVIEGGLNVTLTIRLLMHGKEVGSIIGKKGESVKKMREESGARINISEGNCPERIITLAGPTNAIFKAFAMIIDKLEEDISSSMTNSTAASRPPVTLRLVVPASQCGSLIGKGGCKIKEIRESTGAQVQVAGDMLPNSTERAITIAGIPQSIIECVKQICVVMLESPPKGVTIPYRPKPSSSPVIFAGGQDRYSSGSASYPHTAPSMCLNSDLEGPPQELTKLHQLAMQQSHFPMSHGNTGFSGVDSSSAEVKGYWGLDASAQTTSHELTIPNDLIGCIIGRQGAKINEIRQMSGAQIKIANPVEGSTDRQVTITGSAASISLAQYLINVSLESAKPSSQAASVTIPDHLSINLSQPSTPSSSSSSTTTPSLATAGASDAPSSLPNPLPTAPCVSSLLGMKPVPLLALNVVSAAKGAAAPAVPCVTNKLKAEKQRFSPY; this is encoded by the exons ATGGACACCGGAGTCATCGAAGGGGGTCTCAATGTCACGCTCACCATCCGGCTACTCATGCACGGCAAG GAGGTGGGAAGCATCATTGGGAAG AAAGGGGAGTCGGTGAAGAAGATGCGTGAGGAG AGCGGAGCTCGCATCAACATCTCGGAAGGGAACTGCCCCGAGCGGATCATCACCCTGGCGGGACCCACCAACGCCATCTTCAAAGCTTTTGCGATGATCATTGACAAACTGGAAGAG gacatcagcagctccatgaccaacagcacagctgccagccgGCCCCCGGTCACCCTCCGGCTCGTGGTGCCCGCCAGCCAGTGCGGGTCCCTCATTGGCAAAGGAGGCTGCAAGATCAAGGAGATCCGAGAG AGCACGGGGGCACAGGTCCAGGTGGCAGGGGACATGCTGCCCAACTCGACTGAGCGAGCCATCACCATCGCTGGGATCCCACAGTCCATCATCGAGTGCGTCAAACAGATCTGCGTCGTCATGCTTGAG TCTCCCCCGAAGGGTGTCACCATCCCGTACCGACCCAAGCCATCCAGCTCTCCCGTCATCTTTGCAGGCGGCCAG GACAGGTACAGCAGCGGCAGTGCGAGCTACCCCCACACCGCCCCATCCATGTGCCTCAACTCTGACTTGGAGGGACCACCTCAGGAG CTGACCAAGCTGCACCAGTTGGCAATGCAACAGTCACACTTTCCAATGTCTCATGGCAACACTGGATTCAGTG GCGTTgactccagctctgcagaggtgaAAGGCTATTGGG GTTTGGATGCCTCTGCCCAAACCACCTCCCATGAACTCACCATTCCAAACGAT ctgaTTGGCTGCATCATCGGGCGTCAGGGCGCCAAGATCAACGAGATCCGCCAGATGTCCGGGGCTCAGATCAAGATTGCCAACCCCGTGGAAGGCTCTACTGACAGGCAGGTGACCATAACTGGATCTGCAGCGAGCATCAGCCTGGCCCAGTATCTAATTAATGTCAG TTTAGAAAGCGCTAAACCCTCCTCCCAGGCAGCCTCCGTCACGATCCCTGACCACCTCAGCATCAACCTCTCTCAACCCTCcaccccttcttcttcttcctcctccaccaccaccccctCGCTCGCCACCGCGGGGGCCTCCGACGCGCCCTCCAGCCTCCCCAACCCTCTTCCGACTGCCCCTTGTGTCTCCAGTCTGCTTGGCATGAAACCTGTCCCTCTCCTGGCGCTAAATGTCGTGTCTGCGGCCAAAGGCGCCGCGGCGCCCGCCGTGCCCTGTGTCACTAACAAACTCAAAGCCGAGAAGCAAAGGTTTTCCCCGTACTGA
- the PCBP2 gene encoding poly(rC)-binding protein 2 isoform X9 — MDTGVIEGGLNVTLTIRLLMHGKEVGSIIGKKGESVKKMREESGARINISEGNCPERIITLAGPTNAIFKAFAMIIDKLEEDISSSMTNSTAASRPPVTLRLVVPASQCGSLIGKGGCKIKEIRESTGAQVQVAGDMLPNSTERAITIAGIPQSIIECVKQICVVMLESPPKGVTIPYRPKPSSSPVIFAGGQDRYSSGSASYPHTAPSMCLNSDLEGPPQEATRQPLHGNELGPIPAWAAVLPAYTIQGQYAIPQPDLTKLHQLAMQQSHFPMSHGNTGFSGVDSSSAEVKGYWGLDASAQTTSHELTIPNDLIGCIIGRQGAKINEIRQMSGAQIKIANPVEGSTDRQVTITGSAASISLAQYLINVRLSSETGGMGSS, encoded by the exons ATGGACACCGGAGTCATCGAAGGGGGTCTCAATGTCACGCTCACCATCCGGCTACTCATGCACGGCAAG GAGGTGGGAAGCATCATTGGGAAG AAAGGGGAGTCGGTGAAGAAGATGCGTGAGGAG AGCGGAGCTCGCATCAACATCTCGGAAGGGAACTGCCCCGAGCGGATCATCACCCTGGCGGGACCCACCAACGCCATCTTCAAAGCTTTTGCGATGATCATTGACAAACTGGAAGAG gacatcagcagctccatgaccaacagcacagctgccagccgGCCCCCGGTCACCCTCCGGCTCGTGGTGCCCGCCAGCCAGTGCGGGTCCCTCATTGGCAAAGGAGGCTGCAAGATCAAGGAGATCCGAGAG AGCACGGGGGCACAGGTCCAGGTGGCAGGGGACATGCTGCCCAACTCGACTGAGCGAGCCATCACCATCGCTGGGATCCCACAGTCCATCATCGAGTGCGTCAAACAGATCTGCGTCGTCATGCTTGAG TCTCCCCCGAAGGGTGTCACCATCCCGTACCGACCCAAGCCATCCAGCTCTCCCGTCATCTTTGCAGGCGGCCAG GACAGGTACAGCAGCGGCAGTGCGAGCTACCCCCACACCGCCCCATCCATGTGCCTCAACTCTGACTTGGAGGGACCACCTCAGGAG GCCACCCGGCAGCCACTGCATGGCAACGAACTTGGGCCAattccagcctgggctgcagttCTTCCG GCCTATACCATTCAAGGACAGTATGCCATTCCACAGCCAGAT CTGACCAAGCTGCACCAGTTGGCAATGCAACAGTCACACTTTCCAATGTCTCATGGCAACACTGGATTCAGTG GCGTTgactccagctctgcagaggtgaAAGGCTATTGGG GTTTGGATGCCTCTGCCCAAACCACCTCCCATGAACTCACCATTCCAAACGAT ctgaTTGGCTGCATCATCGGGCGTCAGGGCGCCAAGATCAACGAGATCCGCCAGATGTCCGGGGCTCAGATCAAGATTGCCAACCCCGTGGAAGGCTCTACTGACAGGCAGGTGACCATAACTGGATCTGCAGCGAGCATCAGCCTGGCCCAGTATCTAATTAATGTCAG GCTCTCCTCGGAGACCGGGGGCATGGGCAGCAGTTAG